The nucleotide sequence GGTGGACAGGGCAATAAAGAGAAGGTACCGGCTGACCTCGGGAGGCTGCTCTGTCATCCAGTATACAATACTGCAGTACATGATGGGGCAGATCACCTGGCAAACACAGTTGACTCAGTTAGAACTCGCTGAAGCAAACAACCAAGATTTATGCTTTAAATGATGCTAGGTGACAGAGTTGCATTCTGTAGTTAACTAGAGGCAGCTCACTTGGAATGGAATATCCACCATGGTATTGGCAAGGTAGTAGGCTTTTAGACTGTACCAGTAGTTCAGATGTTCCCGCAGAAACACAGACATCTCCAGAGGAACTACCACAAGGTCCATGAAAGTTCAGTTTAACAGAAACATACTGGATTTTGACAGGATCACTCCCTTCCTTTTACTTCGGCGGCCCTTTAACTGCTCACATTTGTGCTCAGCAACAGGAACGTCACAGGTCTGATGtcactgacagagagacagagagtgacagagatagagagagactGGGGGCAGGGCTCTAAAGACTATTTAATGGACTCCGCAGCTCatctctgtcagtcagtcagccatgGCTCTGCCGAGGGGTCGTACTTGCACGTGGACGCTGCTCCTTTGCCTCAACTGGGTCTTCTTCGATGGCGTGGCCGCCGGACCGTGAGTTTCCCTGCtccagattcagattcagatttatttattgccattgttcatgtagtacacagtattacataagctaggaatttgtctcggtgtgacgctgcaacattcaacatagagaagacaataaacactagaataagataaataaaataagacatatatatatatatatatatatataaatagtaaggaaTAGGTAATGTGTATTCCTATAATGTGCAAGAGCAGCAGTtaagttaaagttaaagttagaagtccacagtgcaggtcaatgcaaaagtaatgtattgttcatgagtccgactggctgctgtacatggtgcttaagtgataagtcacttggtgttcagcagcctgatggcagaggggaagaagctgttcatgtagcgggaggttttggtccgaatggaccgtagtctcctgcctgaggggaggggggaaaacagtccgtgaccatggtgggaagggtcggccgtgatccgacctgcacacctccgggtcctggagatatacaggtcctggatagATGGAAGCCTGCAGGTTTCTTACGCCCATCAGATTTGGTGCTCGGTCGGTGAGATAACCGTCACGCTTGTAtgtttctgtggctgcagacagttCATGGTGACCATTCCCGGCGTCATCGAAGTTGGATTGACGAGCAGGCTGTGCGCCAGTCTCTTGCAGCCCAATGAGTCTTTGGCCATGACCGCCATTCTCACCTACAACGACAACAAAATGGTCATCTTTGAGAGAGTTTCAGACAAACAATTCCACCAATGCACAAACTTCCAGGTCCTCAACATCCAGCTTGCATGATTGGTTCTCTGGTCATCGTCAGTTCTGatgtttccatgtttcttcCACAGGCTCCGGAGATGTTGGAATCTAAGGTCCACAATCTCATCGTCACTGTACGCGGAGCGCAGTTTTCCTTGACGGAATCACGAAAAATCATGATCAAATACTACCCATTGAAGTCCTTCGTCCAAACAGACAAGCCCATCTACCTGCCTGGTCAAACAGGTAACCTGACCGGTCGGTCGGCTGTGTGTAAGGATCCGCTTAATCCCGTTTTTCTCGCCTCTCAGTTCATTTCAGAGTCGTCACGCTGGACACCAAGATGAGACCTGCAAAAGGGCTGGTGAGTTCCCCGGGggtgtttctgaaccagtacaCACGTGGGTTAGGTAATGATGTGTGGAAACCATGCAaaagtccagctgcaggagcgaAATCAGGCAAACCAAACAAAGCGTAGGTTGtgtcctttgacctctgatacCAGTTTGATCCATGTGTGCAAACAGCTGGCACAGATGAAGGGTCAAAGTATCCAGTCATAGTTGTGATTATGAGGAAAATTTCACATttatctctatttttctctcttccagtACGATGTCATCGAACTTCTGGTAAGGAAAACGGAAATTTTCACACTAATTGTTCTGCATCCCCGTAAGTTCTGGAAGTAGATTCCAGATTCCTGCAATTTTTTCCCTTGTTGATTTCACTCAGGACCCTCAACAAAACCGGATCGGGCAGTGGCTGAACGCCACGTCCAACGGGGCAATACTGCAGCTGTCCTATTCCCTCAACTCTGAGGTCCGCGAGGGACGGTATACCATTTCAGTTTGGATGAAGAGAAACCAAGTACACAAGAGATTTAAGGTAGAAAAATATGGTGAGTTGCAGAGCTTTTAATTTGGCACCAAAccaccccttccccccataAACCAAAACTCATCTCTCCCTCAGTCCTTCCAAAATTTAAGGTGAGCCTCCAAGCGCCCAACGGGGTAAGCGTTGGAAAAGAGGAACTGGAAATGGACGTCTGTGCAAAGTAAGTTCTTGTATCCACTTTGTGTTTTTAGCCATTACCAGCCACTCTCCTACCCTCTGAATCTTTGATCCAAACAGATACACGTATGGACAACCTGTGCCAGGGATGGTGAACATCGAGATTTGCCGGAGACCGAGGAGCTATTTGACCGATCAGATCCCAGGCCTGTGTTTCAAAGAGGCGAAACAGGTGTAGTGTTATTAACTCTGGTTCTGAGCCATCGAAAAATGTAACACCTCAAAAGATGAGCGGAAGTGGTCACAGCAGAGGAGTGAAATCAAGATTCAGAGAtcaattcagtttaaaaaaaacccacacaagcATTTTATGGCGTCACTAGGCGGCGACAAACCGCGCGCACGCTGGGCTTTTAAGaactaaaatgcattttcatcaaTTTTAGCTTTATAAAATCATCAGCAAAAAGGCTTCAGCGTGATCAATAATCAGAAATCTGTCGGGAAACATTCAGCAACTCTCCAATTTTGATTTTTGCTATCCAGACGGACAAGACCGGCTGTGCCAAATTCAACCCCAAAATGTCGGTTTTCACCAAAATAGAAGCTAAGGCATTTGACCCTTCCCTCCACATCACAGccagcgtggaggaggaggggacaggcAAGTTTTGCCAGTCTTACTGCTCGTTCAGGATGTTGTGTTGCTGTAACTCGGCTGCTTTTCCTCACAGGAACTTCACTTCCAGCGGAGAAAGTTGTGGAGCTCTCTTACGTAATTGGGAAGTTGATCTTTGTTGAAACACCCAAGATTTACAATGAGGAATCGATGTTGGAGGGGAAGGTGGGCGTAAGAGATGTTTTTCAAGGCCGTCAGAGTCTAGAAGCCTTGGTGATTTTATGGGATGCCCCTTTTCTCATTTCCGGCAGATTAAAGCGGTTCACCACAACGATACGCCCGTCCCTAACATGGAGATCCAGTTACTGAACGCTATAGCCTGGCAGGACAGGGTGCTACTTAACCTCACCACAGATGCCGAGGGAATTGCCACTTTCTCATTAAACACAACACTGGTCAATAGAGAGGACATCAGACTCAAGGTAGGTGACTGAATGTGGCCAATCACACATCACCGGGCCCCAGTGACGTCACACAAGGGGCCACTGGGAGTCGGGTTTATGTTAAGTTGCTGGTCAGAATGCCAGAAATGGAATCAGTAACAGAGGACATCAATCTAACGTTTAAGAATAGAATCAtttataaaaacatgaaacatattTGACAAACTCTAAAAGCACCTTCCGTCCAATCAGGCCTCAGCAGTACGACAAGACCGTAACTTCCTGGAACCATTCTTTGACAGCGCCCACCACACAGTGTCCGTGTTCCAGCCGCCTTTGCCTTTTTCCAAATCTGTCAGCTCCTTGGTCGTGAACAAAAAGGAGGAAGCTCTTTCGTGtgatggagaggagaccatCTCCATCAGATACAACTTCGTGGGAGAAACTGCAGGAAATGTGGATGTGATATATTTGGTGAGCAGCGACTGGGGCGCTTTAGAAACATTTACccagaattcaaagaaaaatggcCTTCAACACAAGTGCTAACTGTAATGCTAACACtgtacaaaaggtcaaattcctCAGATTATCGCGATCAACTGTGTTGTGACAAATTCTCCCAGATTATGTCAAGAGGAATGATCATCACTCAGGGACTTCAAATGGTGGAGATTCTGAAAGATCCCGGTAGGCCACCCCAGTTTTTCATAGCGTCTTTTGGAAGTCTGAGTGCTTTGCTTTTCCGACATCAACGTTCCGTTTCTCTTTCAGTGACGGAGGGCAGCATATCCTTCGGTGTGAAAATGTCTCCAGAGTTGTCACCGGCCCTGCAGGTCATGGCGTACGTCATCCTCCCGAGCGAGAACGTGATTGCCCACAAGGCCGATTTCACCGTGACCAAATGCTTCCTTAACAAGGTCAGTGGCCGTACGAGCCCAAGCTAACACACTGTCATACGAAACGGCTGCTGTTTGGATTAAAAAGGTTCCAGGAGGGCCGAGGAGGTGGATTCCAGGTTATTCAGTCCTTGTGATCTGTAACCTCTTAGCCAGATGGAGCCAAATCTCACATGCTGGAGTTTTGATTTAAATTGTCGCCTCATTACTTGTGTTAGAAACAGTGTGTTCCTTTAAACTTCTGCTCTGTGTGTTAGGTGTCTGTGGAGTTTTCCCCAACCTCCGCTGTCCCGGGAGAGGAAGTCAACCTGAAGCTGAAGGCTCTTCCAAACTCTCTGTGTGGCGTGAGCGCCATTGACCAGAGCGTCCTCATCCTAGAGCCCGGGGAGACCATGACCGCTGACATGGTAAATGCCAGGACCAAATTTAATCAGGACATATTTGTTAAGGTTCTTGGAGAAGCCCAGTCCGACCAGCTAGAAGGTGGTTCTTCATAGGGatatttgttctgttgtgtgAAGATGCTTTAGCCAGGGTTCAtctccagcttcagcttccatttttattttcagatatttAACTTGCTGCCTGTGAGTAGAGTTTCTGGTATCCCATATGAAATTGAGGACTCTGAACCGTGTTTACACgtgaggcaaaaaagaaaaaaaaaattgcccgTTCCACCTGGTGATGAGGCGAATGATGCTTATTCGGTTTTTAAGGTAAATTCTGTCTTGTTCTTTCAAAAATATGTGGTATATTCACGAAAAAGCAAACTCTAACTCATCATGACTTCCTTTTGCCTGTGCTAACCAGAGTTTAGGTCTGAAGGTTGCCACAAATTTGCTAATCAAGATGCCACCATGTGTGAAATTGAAGTACTATCGTCGCATGAAGTGTGAGCTGTTATTTCCCCCTCTTGTAAAACGAATGATGCGAAAGTTGTACATTACTGAAATTTTGGCAATGACTCTTgttgtggtgtttcttcagTAGTCCGCTTATCAGGACGACGTGACATGCCCATTGCTTCATCCGGTGTGGGTGCGGCACCAGGAAGAGGCGTAATCAAAACCATCCGCACTTTCTTCCCAGAAACCTGGGTGTGGAAACTGGCTGAAGTCGGGTGAGGTTCTGATCTACTCAGCTTCCATAAAAATGTCCCCAAAACCCCGCCTTCTAGTGGCTAGCCATATTGACGCTAATGCTGTAATTCCTACCATGTCCACTAGGGGCTCGGTCAGATGTAACTGAATCCTCTGACACCTGAGCAAAGTATAATCTGATTAAACCACCATGGGAAACTCCTTTTGCGTGATTGAAGATTAGCTGAATCTGTGTGTTGCTACCTCCAGAGACTCTGCACAGATGGATTTGCCCCTCACTGTCCcagacaccatcaccacctggaAGACGGAGGCGTTCTGCTTGTCCCCTCAGGGTTTCGGCCTAGCTCCCCAGAACGAGATCACTGTGTTCCAGCCCTTCTTCCTGGAGCTCAGCCTGCCCTACTCCATCATCCGCGGCGAGCAGTTTGAACTGAAGGCTACCGTCTTCAACTACCAGTCCACTTGCATGATGGTGCGCGATGCCTCGCTCATCTTCTCTGGATTGtagttgtgtttttatatatttttcgTAAATATTTTGAGCCATGTCTTCAACAGGTCAGCGTGAAAGCAGCCCCATCGGATGAATATACCCTCACACCTCTGTCCGGAAACGagtacacttcctgtctgtgtggcaGCGAACGCAAAACCCTGAGCTGGACCATGGTGCCCTCAGTGTTGGGTAAGGCCATCGAAAAACGTTAGACTGATCTATATGACAATGTTAAAATGATCCACATCAACGGCTCTCAGACAGTTGAATTTCTCATAAAACTATTGTGTTTCGTCACCTTTACAGGCGTTGTGAACGTAACTGTGAGCGCCGAGGCCATAGCATCACACGCGTCATGTGACAACGAGATCGTGAGCGTGCCGGAGAGAGGTCGCATCGACACGGTCACGCGGTTGCTCATCGTGAAGGTAAAACCCCATCAGCTGACAGCATGTGCGATACGTTGTCATGGcgattgtttttttatttcaatttcaggCCGAAGGGACggagatgaaaaaaataaataactggctgctgtgtccaaacGGTCAGTCCAGTTCACATCCAGGTTTCACTAAAAATGGACATTGTGTCCtatctgccccctgctggtagcctGTGGTATCAGAAAAGGCCCCTTCTCCCTCCAGTGTTCTATCCATAGAGCACTAAAAGGCCATCAGAACCATTGCTCTATGTTAAATATTTCTATCTCTGCCTTTGAAACGGGATTTCAtgcgtgtgttttatttccagatGAGGTGCTGAAAGAGGAAGTCGAACTAGAACTTCCTGATAATGCGATTGATGGATCAGCCCGAGCTTTAGTATCTGTGCTGGGTAATCAGATTACTTCATTCAAATGGGTTTTGTCACGTCGTTAGACGGACGGGTTCATTTTGCTCAATGCGCTCGCTGTACTTCAACCCGGCTGTCCTGCAGGCGACATCATGGGCCGGGCTCTGCAGAACCTGGATGGACTGTTGAAGATGCCGTACGGATGCGGGGAGCAGAACATGGCGCTCCTGGCCCCCAACATCTATATCCTACAGTACCTGAGAAGCACAGAACAGCTGACAGATGACATCTTAAAGAAGGCCATCCACTTCCTGACCAGCGGTGAGGAGCCGGATCATGGAGGATGAATATGTCTGTCATCCTAATCTGAATGTGCGCTTAATTTATCCAGGATATCAGAGGCAGCTGAACTACAAACACCGGGATGGATCTTACAGCGCATTTGGAATCGGAGACGGGAACACCTGGTGAGAAGAAACGTTAGTCAGGCTGCTCAGGTTGCTACGTCTAGATTCCTGAGCTGATGATAATCTGTTCGCAGGCTGACCGCTTTCGTGGTGAGGTCTTTTGAAAAAGCGAAGGCATTCATCTACATCGACCCGACAAAGATGGACGAGTCCAAGAACTGGCTGCTGGGCCGACAGAAAGAAGACGGCTGTTTTGCGCAGTCTGGAAAACTCTTCAACAACAGGATGAAGGTGATCTAATGGGCCGCCCCGAGATTCCAACCCTGGATGTGGGTGATGCTGATGGTTTGACTggtgcttcctctcctcagggtgGAGTTTCTGATGAAGTGACGCTCAGCGCTTACATCACGGCCGCCTTACTGGAGATGAACATGTCGGCTACTGTAAGTACTCGATGGTGCTAAAGTCGACAGAAGCTAAAGAGCTGGACCGGTCCAGGAAtagaagaaaacacagacagattttTATATAACTTAGATCGATAATGGTcgcagagataaaaaaaaacaaaaaaacattttcacgaTATATTTTGCAGGATCTTCCAGTCCACAGGAGCATGATGTGCCTCAAAGAATCCACCAACAACCTGAACAACACCTACACGACAGCTCTCATGGCCTACGTCTTCTCTCTGGCTGGAGACTTGAAGACTCgtgatttcctcctgcagcacttGGATTCGGTTTCCTCCCAGGAAGGTGAGTCAGAAGCCCTGAAGGGCACCATTGCAGTCTGGTCCTGTTGACCCATTTGAACCTGTCGCCTGCGTAGGGGGCTTAATCCACTGGTCCCAGAGCACAGATGAGGGGTTTGGCTCTCTGTCAGTGGAGATCGGCTCCTA is from Takifugu rubripes chromosome 11, fTakRub1.2, whole genome shotgun sequence and encodes:
- the LOC101073108 gene encoding alpha-2-macroglobulin-like — translated: MALPRGRTCTWTLLLCLNWVFFDGVAAGPQFMVTIPGVIEVGLTSRLCASLLQPNESLAMTAILTYNDNKMVIFERVSDKQFHQCTNFQAPEMLESKVHNLIVTVRGAQFSLTESRKIMIKYYPLKSFVQTDKPIYLPGQTVHFRVVTLDTKMRPAKGLYDVIELLDPQQNRIGQWLNATSNGAILQLSYSLNSEVREGRYTISVWMKRNQVHKRFKVEKYVLPKFKVSLQAPNGVSVGKEELEMDVCAKYTYGQPVPGMVNIEICRRPRSYLTDQIPGLCFKEAKQTDKTGCAKFNPKMSVFTKIEAKAFDPSLHITASVEEEGTGTSLPAEKVVELSYVIGKLIFVETPKIYNEESMLEGKIKAVHHNDTPVPNMEIQLLNAIAWQDRVLLNLTTDAEGIATFSLNTTLVNREDIRLKASAVRQDRNFLEPFFDSAHHTVSVFQPPLPFSKSVSSLVVNKKEEALSCDGEETISIRYNFVGETAGNVDVIYLIMSRGMIITQGLQMVEILKDPVTEGSISFGVKMSPELSPALQVMAYVILPSENVIAHKADFTVTKCFLNKVSVEFSPTSAVPGEEVNLKLKALPNSLCGVSAIDQSVLILEPGETMTADMIFNLLPVSRVSGIPYEIEDSEPCLHVRQKRKKKLPVPPGDEANDAYSVFKSLGLKVATNLLIKMPPCVKLKYYRRMKLVRLSGRRDMPIASSGVGAAPGRGVIKTIRTFFPETWVWKLAEVGDSAQMDLPLTVPDTITTWKTEAFCLSPQGFGLAPQNEITVFQPFFLELSLPYSIIRGEQFELKATVFNYQSTCMMVSVKAAPSDEYTLTPLSGNEYTSCLCGSERKTLSWTMVPSVLGVVNVTVSAEAIASHASCDNEIVSVPERGRIDTVTRLLIVKAEGTEMKKINNWLLCPNDEVLKEEVELELPDNAIDGSARALVSVLGDIMGRALQNLDGLLKMPYGCGEQNMALLAPNIYILQYLRSTEQLTDDILKKAIHFLTSGYQRQLNYKHRDGSYSAFGIGDGNTWLTAFVVRSFEKAKAFIYIDPTKMDESKNWLLGRQKEDGCFAQSGKLFNNRMKGGVSDEVTLSAYITAALLEMNMSATDLPVHRSMMCLKESTNNLNNTYTTALMAYVFSLAGDLKTRDFLLQHLDSVSSQEGGLIHWSQSTDEGFGSLSVEIGSYVLLAKLSGFSTTDDLGYASRIVRWLSMQQNYYGGFSSTQDTVVALQALALYSTLVYSTKGSSTVKVNSPSGQLVFDVNQNNKLVYHEKLLKDLGGKVNLEVEGSMCASIQISLHYNIPTPTTVDIFFVEAKPECQTQKNRVTLKLSSLYRGKQQTTNMVILEVTMLSGFVPDPESLANLRQALLVGRVDENEGRVLIYITALPKDTPIHHTLTLIQEVPVQNLKPALVKIYDYYQPSDQAETEYVVNCDVD